Proteins encoded in a region of the Bicyclus anynana chromosome 27, ilBicAnyn1.1, whole genome shotgun sequence genome:
- the LOC112056886 gene encoding uncharacterized protein LOC112056886 — MGRFTALVLIALLASAYSLPAPQMCCVLPPPCPPEDQPADPGDADARPTPNGDGPIKVLVQKTTTQDQLRSANFQVYPVPGGIFYVHQNPDVIIQPPPILVKPPLLKPIQPSPINIQPPQLPPITPPPICVRPAPLPPITPPPICVRPKPLAPICPPPIVVKPPTPQPVVPAPISIRQPDLPVIRLPPILVRPPTPPNLQLPTICFRTSLLNKNGGQDSGDVGGLSGMPYN, encoded by the exons ATGGGGCGGTTCACGGCTTTGGTACTCATAG CTCTGCTAGCTTCGGCATACTCCCTCCCCGCCCCGCAGATGTGCTGTGTGCTTCCACCTCCATGTCCACCTGAGGACCAGCCGGCAGACCCTGGCGACGCGGACGCTAGACCAA CACCAAATGGAGACGGACCAATCAAAGTGCTGGTCCAAAAAACAACAACCCAAGACCAACTGCGATCAGCCAACTTCCAAGTGTACCCAGTACCCGGCGGCATATTCTACGTCCACCAAAACCCAGATGTGATCATCCAACCCCCACCCATCCTCGTCAAACCACCATTGCTAAAACCAATTCAACCATCTCCCATAAACATTCAACCTCCACAATTACCACCAATCACACCACCACCAATATGTGTGCGCCCTGCACCGTTACCACCAATAACACCACCACCTATTTGTGTTAGACCCAAACCTTTAGCCCCAATATGTCCACCACCTATAGTTGTCAAACCACCAACACCTCAACCAGTGGTACCAGCACCCATATCAATAAGACAACCAGACTTACCAGTTATAAGACTACCACCCATATTAGTCCGACCACCCACACCACCAAATCTGCAACTACCCACAATCTGTTTTAGAACGtcgttgttaaataaaaatggtGGACAAGATTCAGGGGACGTTGGTGGACTTTCTGGAATGCCCTATAACTAA